The proteins below come from a single Pseudovibrio brasiliensis genomic window:
- the repC gene encoding plasmid replication protein RepC — MQSSGSVASFRKLTPAMMRAQSLALANDVVTTTKAEVAMALKKAAPALGIDGTSYHILDILIGLTSSDDWQPDRRPLVAISNEKLAEYVCRSKRTVMRCLKRLVEAGIMAYRDSPTGRRYIHRGEFRNGKRGEIERGFGFDFSPARQRVHELKELGEAFAQRLKLEKDARRTVSRLLRAIEDMSSLAKKENIDFSEIDQSLEALSEKHLTVLQRAEILQDLYEMSVALFAEEDTQEGPETSLDSEVTCAGDIDDAPYNNTNPLTHEFSNKQRRSANADPITHNAPDYAGSEKAFEKTSRSRVGTSTQHQSNNVSLEHISLGLLKSALVNLQETLGFEVSSWADLIGSSEDISLLIGLSPAAWQQAEERVGRYTAAAVLATTAEKALRDPLLISSPGGYFRACVDRAMDGELALHKSLYGLAQAG, encoded by the coding sequence ATGCAAAGTTCAGGATCAGTCGCCTCGTTTCGGAAGCTCACTCCAGCGATGATGAGGGCTCAGAGTTTAGCGCTGGCCAATGATGTTGTGACAACCACAAAAGCTGAGGTTGCCATGGCATTAAAGAAAGCAGCCCCTGCCCTGGGCATTGATGGTACCTCCTACCATATCCTTGATATTCTTATTGGACTGACGAGTTCCGATGATTGGCAACCGGATCGTCGGCCTCTGGTGGCAATCTCTAATGAGAAGCTTGCAGAGTATGTATGCCGGTCGAAACGGACAGTCATGCGTTGCCTTAAGCGCTTGGTTGAAGCTGGAATTATGGCCTACCGTGATAGTCCCACAGGACGGCGATACATTCATCGTGGTGAGTTCCGAAATGGAAAACGCGGTGAAATTGAACGTGGATTTGGGTTTGACTTTTCGCCGGCTCGCCAACGTGTACACGAGTTGAAGGAATTGGGTGAGGCTTTTGCTCAGCGGCTGAAACTGGAAAAAGACGCTCGACGAACAGTGAGCCGTTTGCTGCGGGCAATTGAGGATATGTCTTCGCTGGCAAAGAAGGAGAATATCGACTTCTCTGAGATAGACCAATCGCTTGAGGCACTCTCCGAAAAACATCTGACGGTTTTGCAACGGGCAGAGATTTTGCAAGATCTCTATGAAATGTCTGTCGCACTGTTTGCAGAGGAAGATACACAGGAAGGACCTGAGACTTCTTTAGATAGTGAAGTGACGTGCGCGGGTGACATTGATGACGCCCCTTATAATAATACAAACCCTCTAACTCATGAATTTAGTAATAAACAGCGGCGATCAGCTAACGCTGATCCCATAACTCATAATGCTCCCGACTATGCCGGGAGCGAAAAGGCTTTTGAAAAGACATCAAGAAGCCGGGTTGGGACGAGTACTCAACACCAGTCGAACAATGTATCCTTAGAGCATATCTCTTTGGGTCTTTTGAAAAGCGCTTTGGTGAACCTACAAGAAACGTTGGGATTTGAGGTTTCAAGTTGGGCTGACTTGATCGGGAGCAGCGAGGATATCTCACTGCTTATCGGCTTGTCTCCAGCTGCGTGGCAACAGGCGGAAGAGAGGGTAGGGCGGTACACCGCTGCAGCTGTATTAGCGACAACCGCTGAAAAAGCCCTGCGCGATCCACTCTTGATTTCCAGTCCGGGTGGATACTTCAGAGCTTGCGTAGATCGTGCGATGGACGGTGAACTTGCACTGCATAAATCTTTGTATGGTTTGGCGCAGGCTGGTTGA
- a CDS encoding phage baseplate assembly protein V yields MSSRNDSHVRLSDVERRLSQTVVYGVVEQADYKNGKYRVRSGEILSNWLPMRQMRAGAVRSWEPLHEGEQVVLAAPSGDLAQAAILGSIASEAAPAVGDKPEITKTVFEDGTVIEHDDKNKTTVVKAPSDGSISLQVADSKLTLTEDTISLKASKIVLEGDVKASGGELTHNDTNVGSTHVHGGISPGPRDTSTPK; encoded by the coding sequence ATGAGCAGTAGAAACGATTCCCATGTGCGTTTGTCTGATGTGGAGCGCCGTCTTTCTCAAACTGTGGTCTACGGTGTTGTTGAACAAGCGGACTATAAAAACGGTAAGTACCGGGTCCGATCTGGTGAGATCCTTTCGAACTGGCTCCCAATGCGCCAAATGCGGGCAGGGGCGGTGAGATCCTGGGAACCTCTCCATGAAGGTGAGCAGGTTGTTTTGGCTGCACCAAGCGGTGACCTGGCACAAGCTGCGATCCTTGGAAGTATTGCCAGTGAAGCTGCTCCGGCAGTTGGTGACAAGCCTGAAATTACGAAGACGGTGTTCGAAGATGGTACTGTCATCGAGCACGATGACAAAAACAAAACCACCGTTGTCAAGGCGCCTTCCGATGGCTCAATCTCACTGCAAGTTGCTGACAGCAAACTGACTTTAACTGAAGACACGATCTCGCTTAAAGCCAGCAAAATTGTGCTGGAAGGTGATGTTAAAGCGAGTGGTGGCGAACTCACTCACAACGATACGAATGTTGGTTCCACGCACGTGCACGGAGGTATCTCTCCAGGGCCGCGTGACACCAGTACACCCAAATAA
- a CDS encoding GPW/gp25 family protein, translating into MSYKGMSREDGKELSGIEHVRQSLKEILMTRKGSRVIRRDFGCGIAELIDRPMSQELKLDIAYEVSEAVARWEPRFKLIQVEVIGGGPDGRTQFDLTGIYYPRGHLGDYSGQTQSKIRISV; encoded by the coding sequence ATGTCTTACAAAGGTATGAGCCGGGAAGACGGTAAAGAGCTTTCCGGCATTGAACACGTGCGCCAATCACTCAAAGAAATTTTGATGACGCGCAAGGGTTCAAGAGTAATCCGTCGTGATTTTGGTTGTGGCATCGCGGAGCTGATCGACAGACCAATGTCACAGGAACTGAAGCTGGACATCGCCTACGAGGTTTCTGAGGCGGTTGCGAGATGGGAGCCACGCTTCAAACTCATCCAGGTTGAAGTCATCGGCGGTGGCCCTGATGGGCGTACCCAGTTTGACTTGACTGGCATCTACTACCCGCGTGGCCATTTGGGCGATTACTCGGGGCAAACTCAATCTAAAATCAGGATTTCTGTCTGA
- a CDS encoding baseplate J/gp47 family protein, whose protein sequence is MNLPEPTIIEELSPERIYQEIKDIYASYNPDFKEIADLETTPEAKTFQAFSYREFHLRQRINDVFKSYLIEYAEGVTLHHLGAFYGLSPTTGESDERFKKRLKLAIAGRSAAGPKERYKALCLDADVRVRDVNVWSSALDPTVNIAVLSSDPGGIASQDLLDTVATYIDHPERRVTSDEFKVSSAVKKVVNVTLSVQLEEFARNSAGEELEANLRAAWDAEDLLGLDLTRAWLIRNAMGNGINNVKVEQPFADVVAEPNEAIGLGTINVIISGRGR, encoded by the coding sequence ATGAACTTGCCGGAACCTACCATTATTGAAGAGCTTTCGCCGGAGCGGATCTATCAGGAAATCAAAGATATTTACGCTTCCTACAATCCCGATTTCAAAGAAATCGCGGATCTGGAGACGACACCTGAAGCGAAAACGTTCCAAGCTTTTTCTTATAGAGAATTTCATCTTCGCCAACGGATCAATGACGTCTTCAAGTCTTATCTGATTGAGTACGCCGAGGGTGTAACGCTGCATCATCTGGGCGCATTTTATGGCCTGTCACCGACAACGGGTGAGAGTGATGAGCGCTTCAAGAAGCGACTAAAGCTCGCGATTGCAGGCCGCTCTGCTGCAGGTCCGAAGGAGCGTTACAAAGCGCTTTGTTTGGACGCTGATGTGCGCGTGCGAGATGTGAATGTGTGGAGCTCTGCGCTCGACCCAACCGTGAACATCGCTGTTCTGTCTTCAGATCCAGGCGGTATTGCAAGCCAGGACCTTCTTGATACTGTTGCAACTTACATTGACCATCCTGAGCGACGTGTGACCTCCGATGAGTTCAAAGTTTCATCGGCAGTTAAGAAGGTCGTGAATGTAACGCTTTCCGTTCAGCTGGAAGAGTTTGCCCGAAACTCAGCCGGTGAAGAGCTGGAAGCGAACCTGCGTGCTGCGTGGGATGCTGAAGACCTTCTTGGCCTTGATTTGACGCGAGCCTGGCTCATCAGAAATGCGATGGGGAATGGCATCAATAATGTGAAGGTTGAACAGCCTTTTGCAGATGTTGTGGCTGAACCAAATGAGGCAATTGGCCTTGGTACGATCAATGTAATTATCTCGGGTCGTGGCCGATGA